AGGTCGCCGGGGAGCGAGCCGGCCGCGTTGATGATCACGTCCGACTCGTCGACCAGCGCGTCCAGGGCGCCGAGGACCTGCGGCTGGGTCGGGCGGACATCGGGTTCGTCGGCCTCGTAGGCGGCGTCGACGCGGTACTCCCAGCGGTCCTTGTCGAGCCGGTACTCATCGGCGTACGACTCCGTGACCCGGTGGTCGTGCATCCGCAGGGCCGCGGTCAGCTCGGCCAGGCCGCTGCTCGCGTCCGCGACGAGCGGCTGCCCGGCGAGCTTGTGGCCGTCGAACGGGGCGATGTTGAGGTTGAGGAAGCGCACGCCGTCACCCGAGAACAGGGTGTGGGAGGCCGTCGTGAAGTCGGTGTAGCGGGTGCCGACGCCTATCACCAGGTCGGCCTGGCGGGCGAGTTCGTTGGCGGTCGCGGTGCCGGTGTGGCCGACGCCGCCGACGTCCTGGGGGTGGTCCCAGCGCAGCGAGCCCTTGCCGGCCTGGGTGGAGGCGACAGGGATGCCCGTGGTCTGCGCGAACTCGGCGAGGGCCTCCTCCGCGCGGCTGTGGTGGACGCCGCCGCCCGCGATGATCAGCGGGCGCCGCGCGGACCGGATCGCCGTGACCGCCTCGGCGAGTTCGGTGGGGTCCGCGCCCGGCCGTCGTACGACCCAGGTGCGCTCGGCGAAGAACTCCTCGGGCCAGTCGTAGGCCTCGGCCTGGACGTCCTGCGGGAGCGCGAGGGTCACCGCGCCCGTCTCCACCGGGTCGGTGAGGACGCGCATCGCCTGGAGGGCGGCCGGGATCAGGGCCTCCGGCCGGGTGACGCGGTCGAAGTACCTCGACACCGGGCGCAGGCTGTCGTTGACGCTGATGTCTCCCGCGTGCGGGACTTCCAGCTGCTGGAGGACCGGGTCGGCGACGCGGGTGGCGAAGGTGTCGCCGGGGAGGAGCAGGACCGGGAGGTGGTTGATCGTGGCGAGCGCGGCGCCGGTGACCAGGTTGGTCGCGCCGGGGCCGATCGACGTCGTCACGGCGTGCGTGGACAGGCGGTTGGACTGGCGGGCGTAGCCGATGGCCGCGTGGACCATCGACTGCTCGTTGCGGCCCTGGTGGTACGGCATGTCGTCGCCGTACTCGATGAGCGCCTGGCCGAGCCCGGCCACGTTGCCGTGGCCGAAGATGCCCCAGGTGGCGCCGATCAGCCGCTGCCGTACGCCGTCGCGCTCCGTGTACTGGGCGGCGAGGAAGCGTACGAGTGCCTGCGCGACCGTGAGCCTCGTCGTTGAGGTCATCGGTAACCCTCCGTGTGGTCCGGGTGGAAGCAGATCCGCCACTCCCGCGTCCGGCCCGGTCCCGCCATGACGTTCAGGTAGTACATGTCGTGGTCGGGCTGGGCGATGGACGGGCCGTGCCAGCCGTCGGGGACGAGGACGGCGTCGCCGGAGCGGACCTCCGTGAGGACGTCCGATCCGCCCTCACGGGAGGGAGATACGCGCTGATAGCCGAAACCGTTCGGGCCGTCGATCTCGAAGTAGTAGATCTCCTCCAGCTCCGCTTCCTCGCCGGGCCGGTTCTCGTCGTGCTTGTGGGGCGGGTACGAGGACCAGTTGCCGCCGGGGGTGATGACCTCGACGGCGATGAGCTTGTCGCAGTCGAAGGCGTCGGCGGAGGCGAAGTTGCGGACGTGGCGCAGCCGGTTGCCGCTGCCGCGTTCTTCGGTGGGGACCTCCGGCGCGGGGCCGTAGCGGGCGGGGAGTCGTCGCTCGCACTTCGCTCCTGCCAGGGCGAAGCGGCCTCCCGCGCCGGAGGCGATCGTTGCCCGGGCGTCGCGGGGTACGTACGCGAAGTCGGAGACCGACGCGAACACGCTTTCCCTGCCCAGGAGTTGGAACTCGTTTTCTTCTGTTTGTACGGTACATCCGCCTTCCAGCGGAAGGACGATCCACTCGCTGTCGCCGGTGGTGAAGGTGTGCGTGCCACCCGGCTCCAGCGTGACGATCCGCAGACTGCAGTAGGTCCAGCCGGCCCGCTTGGGGTCGATGTCCACGGTGTACAGGGCGTTGGTCGAGGATCCCTCGGGAACGTACAACTCGATGCTCATGCGGCGGCCCTCACAGCAGTCCTACGGCGGTGTCCACGGCGGCGGCCACGTCACCGTCCGCCGGGTAGAGCAGCGAACGGCCGACCACCAGGCCCTGGACGGTGGGGAGTTGCAGCGCCCCGCGCCACTTCTCGTACGCGCCGTCCTGGTCGTCGCCCACCTCGCCGCCCAGCAGCACGGCGGGCAGGGTGGAGGTGGCCATGACCTCGGCCATGTCGTCGGGGTTGTCGGTGACGGGGACCTTCAGCCAGGTGTAGGCCGAACTGCCGCCCAGGCCCGAGGCGATGGCGATGGACTTGGTGACGGCCTCGGCGGAGAGGTCGTTGCGCACCTTGCCCTCGTCCGTGCGGCTGCTGATGAACGGCTCGACGAAGACCGGGAGTCGCCGTGCGGCCATGTCGTCGATCGCACGGGCGGTGGACTCCATGGTGGTCAGGGAGCCCGCGTCGGCGTAGTCGATCCGCAGGAGCAGCTTGCCGGCGTCGAAGCCGAGCCGCTGTATGTCCTCGGCGCGGTGGCCGGTGAAGCGGTCGTCGAGTTCGAAGCTGGCGCCCTGGAGGCCGCCGCGGTTCATCGAGCCCATGACGACCTTGCCGTCGAGGGCGCCGAGCAGCAGCAGGTCGTCGAGGATGTCGGCGGTGGCGAGGACGCCGTCGACGCCGGGCCGGGACAGCGCCAGGACCAGGCGTTCGAGCAGGTCGGCGCGGTTGGCCATGGCGAACTTGCGGTCGCCGACGCCGAGGGCGCCGCGGGCCGGGTGGTCGGCGGCGACGATCATCAGGCGGTCGTTCGCGCCGAGCAGCGGCCGGCGGACCCGGCGGGCGGCGGCCTCCGCGATCGCCTCGGGGTGGCGGGTGCGCAGACGGACGAGTTCGGAAACGTCGACGGTCACTTGACGGCCCCCGCGCTGATCGCGGCCTCGACCTCGTCCGGTGTGGGCATCGCCGAGCTGCACTCCAGGCGGGAGGCGACGATGGCACCGGCCGCGTTGGCGTGCCGCATGGTCTTCTCCAGGTCCCAGCCTTCGAGGAGGCCGTGGCAGAGCGAGCCGCCGAAGGCGTCTCCGGCGCCGAGTCCGTTGAGGACGGTGACGGGCAGGGGCGGGACCTCGGCTTCCTCGCCCTTGCTGTTGACGGCGAGGACACCCTTGGGGCCCTGCTTGACCACGGCGAGCTCGACACCGGCGTCCAGGAGCGCCTGGGCCGCCGCGCGGGGTTCGCGGACGCCTGTGGCGACCTCCACCTCGTCGAGGTTGCCGACCGCGACGGTGGTGTGGCGCAGGGCCTCCTCGTAGAAGGGGCGGGCCTGCGCGGGGTCCTTCCAGAACATCGGGCGCCAGTCGAGGTCGAAGACGGTGACGCCCGCCCTGGCGCGGTGGGCAAGGGCCGCCAGCGTGGCCGTACGGCTGGGCTCCTCGCTCAGGCCGGTGCCGGTGACCCAGAAGACACGGGCGTCCCGGATGGCGTCGAGGTCGAGCTCGTGGGCGTCGATCTCCAGGTCCGGGGCCTTGGGCTCCCGGTAGAAGTACAGCGGGAAGTCGTCCGGCGGGAAGATCTCGCAGAAGACGACCGGGGTGGGCAGGCCCGGGACCGCGGTGACCCAGCGGTCGTCGACGCCGAAGTCCTTCAGCGCCTGGTGGAGATAGGCCCCGAAGGGGTCGTCGCCGGTGCGTGTGATCACCGCGGTGCGGCGTCCCAGGCGGGCGGCGGCGACCGCGACGTTGGTGGCCGAGCCGCCGAGGAACTTGCCGAAGGACTCCACCTCCGGCAGCGGGACGCCCGTCTGCAGCGGATAGATGTCTACTCCGATCCGCCCCATGGTGATCAGGTCGTACGCCATCGAGTTCCCTTCGTATCGGCTCTCCCCGGATTTCTAGCCTCGGATCCCGAGCCCTGTCAATGTTTTGTCCAGACATTCGGACGAGACCTTGACAGCGCTTACTGCTCGAACGGAAGCTGACCGGCATGACGTCGTTGTCACCTCAGCCCTCACTGTCGCGCATCCGGATCGGGTCGGCTCCCGACTCCTGGGGTGTGTGGTTCCCCGACGACCCCCAGCAGGTCCCCTGGCAGCGCTTCCTCGACGAGGTCGCCGGCTCCGGTTACGAGTGGATCGAGCTGGGCCCGTACGGGTATCTGCCGACCGATCCCGCGGTCCTCACCGAGGAGGTGGACCGCCGGGGCCTGAAAGTGTCCGCCGGCACCGTCTTCACCGGCCTGCATCACGGCGAGGCCGTGTGGGAGAAGACCTGGGCGCATGTCGCGGACAACGCGGTGCTGGCGCAGGCGATGGGGGCCAAGCACCTCGTGGTCATTCCGTCCTTCTGGCGGGACGACAAGACCGGTGAGGTGCTGGAGTCCGACACCCTGACGCCGGAGCAGTGGCGCAATCTCACCTCGTTGACCGAGCGTCTGGGGCAGCGGGTGCGGGAGGAGTACGGGCTCCAAATCGTCGTCCATCCGCACGCCGACACGCACATCGACAGCGAGTCGAACGTCGTCCGGTTCCTGGACGGGACCGACTCCTCGCTCGTGTCGCTGTGTCTGGACACCGGGCACTACGCGTACTGCGGCGGGGACAGCGTCAAGCTGATCGAGACGTACGGGTCGCGGATCGGGTATCTGCATCTCAAGCAGGTGGATCCGGAGATCCTCGCGGACGTGCGGGCCAAGGGGACGCCGTTCGGGCCCGCGGTGGCGCAGGGTGTGATGTGCGAGCCGCCGACGGGGGTGCCCGCGCTGGGGCCGGTGCTGGAGGCGGCGGGGAAGCTGGATGTGGATCTGTTCGCGATCGTCGAGCAGGACATGTACCCCTGCGAGCCGGACAAGCCGTTGCCCATCGCCCAGCGGACTCGGGCGTTCTTGAGGTCCTGCGGGGCGTAGGCGGTTCTTCGTCCGCTGGGGCGCGGGGGCTGGTCGCGCAGTTCCCCGCGCCCCTGCGGGTGTTGCAGCATGGGGCGATGAGTCGTGCCGTGCGTGTCCTGAGCGGATACGGGTCCTCTGGGACCTGGGAGTTCGCCGTTGCCGCGCCTCATCCCCGGGTGCGGCCCGCGATCATCAGCTATCGCGGGGTCCGGGTCGCCATGAAGGGGCCCCGGCGGCGGCTGGAGGCGCCCATCGGGGCGGCCACACTGCTGCTCGGGTTCGAGGAGCCCGTACGGATCTCCCGCGCGGGACGCGCCCCCGACACCCTCGTGTCCGTGTTCTGCGGGCCCACGACGACCCCCGCCGTCGGAGAGCACGAGGGACGACTCTCCGGCATCGAGGTGCTGTTGGCGCCCTGGGCGGCCTTCACTCTCTTCGGGACGCCGCAGTACGAACTCGCCAACCGGACCGTCGATCCGGACGAGCTGCCGCACGCCTTGTCCCACCGGGTCGGTGAACTCGCTTCCGCCCTGGCCGCGTTGCCGTCGTGGGAGTCACGGTTCGGCCTGCTGGACGAGGTGTTCGCGCGGTGGTTCGCGGCCGGTACGCCCTGCTCGGACCGGGTCGTGCGGGCATGGGCGGAGCTGGTGCGAAGCGGGGGTGTGATGCCGGTGCCGCGGCTCGCCGACGAGGTCGGGTGGAGTGTGCGGCAGCTGGAGAGCCGGTTCCGGGAGCAGATCGGGATCGGACCCAAGGCGGCGGGCCGGGTGCTGCGGTTGCAGCGGGCTCGGCGGCTGCTGGCGGCGGGGCGGGGGCAGGCGGAGACCGCGGCGGTGTGCGGGTACTACGACCAGGCCCATCTCAGCGGTGAGTTCAAGGCGATGACCGGGTGCACACCGCGGGAGTTCACGCTGGCGCGGGGCGGGCCGGGCGGGGTGCCCGACGGTGACCGGATGACGGGCGAGGCGACGAGTCTGGTGCTCACGCCGGGTGGCGGTGCGGATTTCTCCAAGACCGGCGGTGTTGGCTGAATGCAGTCTGTGACCGCCGGCGCGGAGCCGCTCGTCCGGCCACGGGGGACGGGGGAGCCGGCGGGCCGGGCCCGGCGCAGCGGGTCCGGCCCGTCCTCGCGCCCACGCCCGACCGCACGCCGTGAGGGGTGCTCCGCGTCCCGATGTCAACGCGCCCCGCCCATGGGCCCGCGTACGCCTTTGCTGCACTCCCGTCACAAACACCCCCTTCGTGTCACACATGTCGCGTGTACGCGGGTCTTGCGTCACACGCGGTACACAGGCCCTGACTTGCAGTCACTCAGCGTCGTTCACCGGGCACAGGCTTTGTGATCGCCAGCGCAGCGCCCGGTACCCCCGACGGCCGTTCCCGGCCGGCGCCGCGGTGCGCGCGAGGAGGTGCCACTCATGACCGACCGAAGGCTCTGGTCGTACAAGGAGATCGCGGCGCACATCCGGGTGCAGCCGGACACCGTGCGGTCGTACCGCAAGCACGGGCTGCTCCCGCCGCCCGACCATGTCGAGGGCGGCAAGCCGTTCTGGTACGCGGACACCGTCCGCAAGTGGGTCGCCGCGCGCCCGGGCAACCGTGGGCGCAGAGAGGACTGAGACACCTCCCGTCGTGTCCAAGGGTGCCTGCGTACGGCTCGCGGGCACCCCTTTTCGTGGTGCCGGCGGCCACGAAAATCGCGGGCCGGAAGGAGGTCGCCTCTGACACAGTCACCCCATGAGCGACTTCTCTGTCAAACCTGTCCTCACCGGCGAGAAGACCGTGCTGCGCCCGTTCACGGAGGCGGACGCGGAGGGCATGTGGGAGATCATCGGCGACGCGGAGGTCACCCACTTCACGGGCGACCCGCCCGACGAGATCACCCCGGAGCGGCTGAGGGACTGGTACGGCTCCCGCAGCGCTCAGCCGGACCGCCTCGACCTCGCCGTCACCGACGCCGCCACCGGTGAACTCGTCGGCGAGGTCGTGCTCTACGAGTGGGACCCCGGCGCCCGCAGCTGCACCTTCCGCACGCTCATCGGCCCGCGGGGACGCGGCCGGGGCATCGGCACGGAGGCGACCCGGCTCGTCGTCGGGTACGGCTTCCAGCGACTCGGTCTGCACCGGATCCAGCTGGAGGCGTACGCCTTCAACCACCGGGCGCTGCGCGTGTACGAGAAGGCCGGGTTCGTACGGGAGGGGCTCCGGCGGGAGACCGAGTTCAAGCACGGCGCATGGGTCGACGAAGTCGTCATGGGCATCCTCGACCGTGACTGGGCCGCCCTCACCGCCACGGCTCGATGACCGTCACCCCCGCCCCCGGTGCCGTGCCCATCGCGGCCAGCGCGGCGGGTGTCGCGTCCAGGTCGATCGAGGACGTCACCAGCAGATCGGGCCGCAGCACGCCCGCCCGGACCAGCTCCAGCATCGGCGGGTAGGTGTGCGCGGCCATGCCGTGGCTGCCGAGGAGTTCGAGCTCCAGGGCGATCACGCGGGCCATCGGAACCGGGGTCGTGCCGGTGGGTGAGGGCAGCAGGCCGACCTGGACGTGCCGGCCCCGGCGGCGCAGCGAGTCGACCGAGGCCGCGCAGGTGACGGGCGAGCCGAGGGCGTCCAGCGACAGATGGGCGCCGCCGCCGGTCAGTTCGCGGACCGCCGCCCCCGTGTCCCCGGCCTTCGACGCGTCCACGCACTGCGCCGCGCCGAACTTCCGTGCCAGGTCCAGCGCCTGCGGGGACACGTCCACCGCCACCACCCTCGCCCCCGACGCCGCCGCGATCATCACCGCCGACAGGCCCACCCCGCCGCAGCCGTGCACCGCGACCCACTCCCCCGCGGCGGCCCTTCCCTGTTGCACGACCGCGCGGAACGCCGTGGCGAAACGGCAGCCGAGCCCCGCGGCGGTGGCGTAGGAGAGGTCGTCGGGGATCGCCACGAGGTTCACGTCGGCGTGGTCCAGGGCCACGTACTGGGCGAACGAACCCCAGTGGGTGAAGCCCGGCTGGGTCTGGTGCGGGCAGATCTGGTGGTCGCCTGCGGCGCAGGTCGCGCAGGAGCCGCAGGCGCAGACGAAGGGGACGGTCACTCTCTCGCCGGGGCGCCAGGCGGTGACCGCGGTGCCGACCGCTTCCACGACACCGGCGAGTTCGTGGCCGGGTACGTGGGGGAGGGTGATGTCCGGGTCGTGGCCCTGCCAGCCGTGCCAGTCGCTTCGGCAGAGGCCGGTGGCTTCTACGCGTACGACGACTCCGTGCGCGGGGGGTGCGGGGTCGGGGACCTCGCGTACCTCTGCCGGGTCACCGTATTGCTCGAAGACCACCGCTCGCATCTGCCATCCCCTCGCCGTTTTCGTCTGCGGGTACATCGTGGCTGGTCGCGCCGTTCCCCGCGTCCCTGTCGGGGCGCTCATCGCCACCCTCGCTCAAGCCGAACCGTTCGTGGAACCTCCGCAGCGGTCCCGGCGCCCACCACGTCGCCCGTCCCGTCAGCTTCATCACCGCCGGGACCAGCAGGCTCCGTACGATCATCGCGTCCATCACGACCGCCAGGGCGATGCCCAGGCCCAGCATCTTGGTGTTCGTGACCCGTGACGTGCCGATCGCGACCATGACCACCGCCAGGATCACCGCCGCCGCCGTGATCAGGCCGCCCGTGCGCTGGAGGCCGTGGCGGACCGCCTCGTTGTGGTCGCCTGTCGTGTCGTACTCCTCCTTGATGCGGGACAGGAGGAAGACGCCGTAGTCCATGGAGAGACCGAAGGCCACGCAGAACATCAGGACCGGGAGGGTCGTCTCGATCGAGCCGGGGCTGGTGAAGCCCAGCGGGCCGGAGAGGTGGCCGTCCTGGAAGACCCAGACCACCGCGCCGAACATGGCCGTCAGACTGAGCGCGTTGAGCACCACCGCCTGGATCGGTATCAGCACACTGCCGGTCAGGAGGAAAACCAGGAGCAGGGTGACGATCACTATGAAGGCGACCGCCCAGGGCAGTTGCTCGGCTATCGCGTCCTTGGAGTCGACGAGGACGGCCGCGGTACCGGTCACGCTGGTGTCGAAGGGGGCGTCCGTGGAGCGCAGTTCGCCCACGAGTCGCTGAGCCGCGTCATCGACCGCCTCGCCCGTCGGCTGCACCGTGAAGTACGCCGACTCACCGTTCACCAGAGGGCCGTCGACCCTCAGCACCCCGGGGAGCTCGGCGATCCGCTCCTTGTACGCGGCGTACTGCGCTTCGCTCGCGCGGCCCTCCGCCAGGACTTCCAGGCCGCCGCCGGGGCTGCCCGGGAAGCCGTCCCTGATGTGCTGCTGCACGACATGGGACTCGGCGGTCGAGGGCAGCTGGCGGTCGTCGGCGGTGCCGAACCTCACGCCCAGGAAGGGGAGCCCCAGCAGGACGAGGACCGCGGTGGTGCCGAGGGCGAAGAAGGGGGCCCGGCGCATGACGAGCGTCGCCGCGCGGGCCCAGGCCGCGCCTTCCCTGGCGGGCCGGGCGCGGCGGAACAGGCGCCGCAGGTCCCAGGAGTCGACCCGCTCTCCCAGCAGAACCAGCGCCGCCGGGAGCAGGATCAGCGCGGCCGCCGCGGCCAGCAGGACGACCGCGATGCCGGCGTAGGCGAAGGAGCGCAGGAAGTACTGCGGGAAGAGCAGCATCGCCGCCAGGGAGACCGCGACGGTGAGGGCCGAGAAGAGGACCGTGCGGCCGGCCGTGCGCAGGGTGGTGCCGACCGCGGTCGACGGGTCTGCGCCGCCGGCCAGTTCCTCGCGGAAGCGGCGGACGATGAACAGGGCGTAGTCGATGGCCAGGCCGAGGCCGAGGGCCGTGGTGAGGTTCATCGCGAAGACCGAGACGTCGGTGAACTCGGTCAGGCCGCGCAGCACCGCGTTGGTGCCCAGGATCGCCACGATGCCGATGCCGAGGGGCAGCAGGGCGGCGACCGCGCTGCCGAAGACCATCACCAGCAGGACGAGCGTCACCGGCAGGGCGATCAGCTCGGCCCGGGTGAGGTCCTCCTGGATGATCGTCTGCATCTCGTGCCGCACGGCGACCGGGCCGCCGATCGTCACCTCCACCGGGCCGTGCGCACCGCGGAACGAGGGCGCGAGGCGGTCCAGGGTCGTGCCCATCACCTTCTCGTCGCCCGTGATGCGGGCGGCGATCAGCGCCTCATGGCCGTCCTCCGCGCGCAGGGCCGGGGCGCCGGTGGCCCAGTAGGAGCCGACGCCCGTCACGCCCTTCTCGCCCGCCAGCCGCTCCGTCAGCCGCTCGGCCTCGGCCGCGACCGCCGGGTCGTCCACCGAGGCACTCCCCGCGTCGACCAGGAGCAGGAGGTTGGGCTGGGAGTCCGGGAACTCGCGCTCCAGCGCCTTGGTCGCGTACGTGGACTCGGCGTCCGGGTCCTCCCAGCCGCCGGCGCCCATGCGGTCGGCGACCCCGCTGCCGGCCAGCACGGCGAGCACGGTGAGCACGAGGGCCGCGAGCAGGGCCAGCCTCGGACGGGCGGTCACGAGCTTGGTCCAGCCTCCGGTGCGCGGCGGCTTGTCGACTTCGGTCATCGTGCGGTGTCCCCTTCACCAGGCAGCATGGATCTGCCACTGCCTTGCCATAGACTGACAAACACGAGACATCGCTCGCGTTTCTCCAGAATGCGAGCGACCGCTCGTGTTGTCAATCCTGTTCGGAGAGTTGGGGATAACGCGTGCCCGCGAACGAGGAGAAGGACCCGCCACGCCGCCGCCAGGCCCGCGGAGAACGCCGTATCGCACAGCTGCTCGAAGCCGCGGCCTCGGTCTTCTGCACGACCGGCTACACGGCCGCGAGCACCAACGCCATCGCGCGCGAGGCGGGCGTCTCACCGGGCACGCTCTACCAGTTCTTCCCGAACAAGGAAGCGATCGCCATCGAGCTCGGCGGCCGGCTCGTGCACGAGATGCAGGAGGCCTACGGCGAGGCGCTCGCACCCGTCGACCCGACGACCCCGCTGGAGCAGGCGGTGGGCACCATCGTCGACCGGTTCATCGACTTCAACTGCCGGCACCCGGTGTTCTTCGCGCTGATGCACGGCCCCGACATCCCCGGCCGGATCGCCGAGCAGCACGACGCCCTGCACACGACCCTCGTCGCCCGCGTCGAGAACCTGCTCCGCTCGTTCATGCCCGAGGCGCCCCAGGCCGCGATCACCCGTGTCGCGCACATGGCGCTGGGGATGTACATGGCTGGCCTGGAGCTCGTCCTCGCCCACGAGGGCGCCGAACGGGACGCGTATGTCCAGGAGTTGAAGAACGCCCTGGTCCGCTATCTCGAGCCGCTCGTGGGAGCCGGCCTCGGCCTGCCGGACGGACTCACCACGACCCCGACCGCCTGACCGGCGGTGTGCTGCCGTCGCATCGGCGTCTCGCTGCCGCACGCTCTGTGGGACTCGACACACGGCATCGCGCTGTGGTTGGCGACGCTGCCGGCGAGCACCCGTCCGGACAGGGAGCTGGCCCTTTTCGGCGTCGCGTGGATGCGGGCTCCGACGCGGCGGGAGCCTTCTTGGATAAATACCCCCTAGGGGTATAGTGGGTAACGGCCCACATCCCTCGACGAGGAGAACGACATGAGCGCCCAGACCGACACCCAGGGTTCCGTCACCACCGTCTACAAGGTGAGCGGGATGAGCTGTGGACACTGCGAGGGTTCCGTGTCCGGCGAGCTCTCCGAGATCGCGGGGGTGACCTCGGTGAAGGCCGTCGCGTCGAGCGGTGAGGTCACGGTCGTGTCGCAGGCCCCGCTCGACGAGGAGGCGGTGCGCGCGGCCGTGGACGAGGCCGGGTTCGAGCTCGTCGGCAAGGCCTGACCCCACCCCCTCACCAAGGGCCGTGCCGACCGGTCGAGACCGGTCCCGCACGGCCCGGCCCGTTTCCTGGAGTACGGCATGACCACCACCGAGACCCCGATAACGCCGACCGCCTCCGAAGTCGAGCTCCTCATCGGCGGGATGACCTGTGCCTCCTGCGCGGCTCGTGTGGAGAAGAAGCTCAACCGGATGGACGGGGTCACCGCCACGGTGAACTACGCCACCGAGAAGGCGAAGGTCACCTTCGCCGGGGGCGTCGGGGTCGCCGACCTGATCGCCACGGTGGTGAAGACCGGGTACACGGCACAGGAGCCGGCGCCGCCACGGGAGGCAGCGGCGGACGAGGACCCGGAGTTGACGTCGCTACGGCAGCGTCTCGTCGTCGCCGCCGTGCTCGCCGTCCCCGTGGTGCTGCTCTCGATGGTCCCGGCCCTCCAGTTCGACAATTGGCAGTGGCTCGCGCTCACCCTCGCCTCCCCCGTCGTCGTCTGGGGCGGGCTGCCCTTCCACCAGGCCGCCTGGACGAACGCGCGGCACGCCGCGGCCACCATGGACACGCTGGTCTCGCTGGGCACCCTGGCCGCGTTCGGCTGGTCGCTGTGGGCGCTGTTCTTCGGTGACGCGGGCATGGCGGGCATGAAGGACGAGTTCGCGTTCACCGTCTCCCGCGCGCAGGGCGCCTCGACCATCTATCTCGAAGTGGCCGCAGGGGTCACCGTGTTCATCCTGCTCGGGCGCTATCTGGAGGCACGTTCCAAGCGGCGCGCGGGGGCGGCGCTGCGGGCGCTGATGGAGCTGGGCGCCAAGGACGTGGCCGTGCTGCGGGACGGGCGCGAGGTGCGGATCCCGGTGGGCCGGCTGGCGGTCGGGGACCGGTTCGTCGTACGGCCCGGGGAGAAGGTCGCCACCGACGGCACCGTCGTCGAGGGTGCCTCCGCCGTGGACGCGTCGATGCTGACCGGGGAGTCGGTGCCGGTGGACGTGACGGTGGGGTCCGCCGTCGCGGGCGCGACCGTGAACGTCGGCGGGCGGCTCGTCGTGGCGGCCACGCGCGTGGGCGCCGACACGCAGCTCGCGCGGATGGCGAAGCTCGTCGAGGAGGCGCAGAACGGCAAGGCCGAGGTGCAGCGGCTCGCCGACCGGATCTCCGCCGTGTTCGTGCCGGCCGTGATCCTGATCGCCGTCGCCACCTTCGGGGCCTGGCTGGGCCTCGCCGGGGACACGGTCGCCGCGTTCACCGCGGCCGTCGCCGTGCTGATCATCGCCTGTCCGTGCGCGCTGGGACTGGCCACGCCGACCGCGCTGATGGTCGGCACGGGGCGCGGGGCGCAGCTGGGCATCCTCATCAAGGGGCCCGAGGTGCTGGAGTCCACGCGCCGGGTCGACACCGTCGTACTCGACAAGACCGGCACGGTGACCACCGGACGCATGACCCTCCAGGAGGTCTACGCCGTCGAGGGCACCGACGAGAAGCAGGTGCTGCGGCTCGCGGGGGCCCTGGAGCACGCCTCCGAGCACCCCGTCGCCCGGGCGGTCGCGGCCGGTGCCGAGGAGCGGGTCGGGCCGCTGCCGGAGGTCGAGGGGTTCGAGAACGTGCCCGGGCGGGGCGTGCGTGGGCGCGTGGAGGGCCGTGACGTGGCCGTGGGGCGCCTCCATGACGTCCTGCCGCAGGAGTTGGCCCGGATCAAGGAAGAGGCCGAGAGCGGCGGGCGTACGGCCGTGGTGGTCGGCTGGGACGGGGTGGCACGGGGTGTCGTGGCCGTCGCGGACGCGGTGAAGGAGACCAGTGCCGAGGCGGTGCGGGAGCTGCGGGCGCTGGGGCTGACGCCGGTACTGCTGACCGGGGACAACCGGGCGGTGGCGGAGGCGGTGGCCGCGCAGGTCGGGATCGAGCGGGTCGTCGCCGAGGTGCTGCCCGAGGACAAGGTCGACGTCGTACGGCGGTTGCGGGCCGAGGGGCGGGTCGTGGCCATGGTCGGGGACGGGGTCAACGACGCGGCCGCGCTCG
Above is a window of Streptomyces sp. NBC_00490 DNA encoding:
- a CDS encoding helix-turn-helix transcriptional regulator, with the translated sequence MTDRRLWSYKEIAAHIRVQPDTVRSYRKHGLLPPPDHVEGGKPFWYADTVRKWVAARPGNRGRRED
- a CDS encoding MMPL family transporter, which gives rise to MTEVDKPPRTGGWTKLVTARPRLALLAALVLTVLAVLAGSGVADRMGAGGWEDPDAESTYATKALEREFPDSQPNLLLLVDAGSASVDDPAVAAEAERLTERLAGEKGVTGVGSYWATGAPALRAEDGHEALIAARITGDEKVMGTTLDRLAPSFRGAHGPVEVTIGGPVAVRHEMQTIIQEDLTRAELIALPVTLVLLVMVFGSAVAALLPLGIGIVAILGTNAVLRGLTEFTDVSVFAMNLTTALGLGLAIDYALFIVRRFREELAGGADPSTAVGTTLRTAGRTVLFSALTVAVSLAAMLLFPQYFLRSFAYAGIAVVLLAAAAALILLPAALVLLGERVDSWDLRRLFRRARPAREGAAWARAATLVMRRAPFFALGTTAVLVLLGLPFLGVRFGTADDRQLPSTAESHVVQQHIRDGFPGSPGGGLEVLAEGRASEAQYAAYKERIAELPGVLRVDGPLVNGESAYFTVQPTGEAVDDAAQRLVGELRSTDAPFDTSVTGTAAVLVDSKDAIAEQLPWAVAFIVIVTLLLVFLLTGSVLIPIQAVVLNALSLTAMFGAVVWVFQDGHLSGPLGFTSPGSIETTLPVLMFCVAFGLSMDYGVFLLSRIKEEYDTTGDHNEAVRHGLQRTGGLITAAAVILAVVMVAIGTSRVTNTKMLGLGIALAVVMDAMIVRSLLVPAVMKLTGRATWWAPGPLRRFHERFGLSEGGDERPDRDAGNGATSHDVPADENGEGMADASGGLRAIR
- a CDS encoding GNAT family N-acetyltransferase, with the protein product MSDFSVKPVLTGEKTVLRPFTEADAEGMWEIIGDAEVTHFTGDPPDEITPERLRDWYGSRSAQPDRLDLAVTDAATGELVGEVVLYEWDPGARSCTFRTLIGPRGRGRGIGTEATRLVVGYGFQRLGLHRIQLEAYAFNHRALRVYEKAGFVREGLRRETEFKHGAWVDEVVMGILDRDWAALTATAR
- a CDS encoding TetR/AcrR family transcriptional regulator; translated protein: MPANEEKDPPRRRQARGERRIAQLLEAAASVFCTTGYTAASTNAIAREAGVSPGTLYQFFPNKEAIAIELGGRLVHEMQEAYGEALAPVDPTTPLEQAVGTIVDRFIDFNCRHPVFFALMHGPDIPGRIAEQHDALHTTLVARVENLLRSFMPEAPQAAITRVAHMALGMYMAGLELVLAHEGAERDAYVQELKNALVRYLEPLVGAGLGLPDGLTTTPTA
- a CDS encoding zinc-dependent alcohol dehydrogenase family protein, coding for MRAVVFEQYGDPAEVREVPDPAPPAHGVVVRVEATGLCRSDWHGWQGHDPDITLPHVPGHELAGVVEAVGTAVTAWRPGERVTVPFVCACGSCATCAAGDHQICPHQTQPGFTHWGSFAQYVALDHADVNLVAIPDDLSYATAAGLGCRFATAFRAVVQQGRAAAGEWVAVHGCGGVGLSAVMIAAASGARVVAVDVSPQALDLARKFGAAQCVDASKAGDTGAAVRELTGGGAHLSLDALGSPVTCAASVDSLRRRGRHVQVGLLPSPTGTTPVPMARVIALELELLGSHGMAAHTYPPMLELVRAGVLRPDLLVTSSIDLDATPAALAAMGTAPGAGVTVIEPWR
- a CDS encoding helix-turn-helix domain-containing protein; this encodes MSRAVRVLSGYGSSGTWEFAVAAPHPRVRPAIISYRGVRVAMKGPRRRLEAPIGAATLLLGFEEPVRISRAGRAPDTLVSVFCGPTTTPAVGEHEGRLSGIEVLLAPWAAFTLFGTPQYELANRTVDPDELPHALSHRVGELASALAALPSWESRFGLLDEVFARWFAAGTPCSDRVVRAWAELVRSGGVMPVPRLADEVGWSVRQLESRFREQIGIGPKAAGRVLRLQRARRLLAAGRGQAETAAVCGYYDQAHLSGEFKAMTGCTPREFTLARGGPGGVPDGDRMTGEATSLVLTPGGGADFSKTGGVG